Proteins encoded within one genomic window of Pongo abelii isolate AG06213 chromosome 18, NHGRI_mPonAbe1-v2.0_pri, whole genome shotgun sequence:
- the ZNF821 gene encoding zinc finger protein 821 isoform X1, with the protein MSRRKQTNPNKVHWDQVFAGLEEQARQAMMKTDFPGDLGSQRQAIQQLRDQDSSSSDSEGDEEETTQDEVSSHTSEEDGGVVKVEKELENTEQPVGGNEVVEHEVTGNLNSDPLLELCQCPLCQLDCGSREQLIAHVYQHTAAVVSAKSYMCPVCGRALSSPGSLGRHLLIHSEDQRSNCAVCGARFTSHATFNSEKLPEVLNMESLPAVHNEGPSSAEGKDIAFSPPVYPAGILLVCNNCAAYRKLLEAQTPSVRKWALRRQNEPLEVRLQRLERERTAKKSRRDNETPEEREVRRMRDREAKRLQRMQETDEQRARRLQRDREAMRLKRANETPEKRQARLIREREAKRLKRRLEKMDMMLRAQFGQDPSAMAALAAEMNFFQLPVSGVELDSQLLGKMAFEEQNSSSLH; encoded by the exons ACAAGCTATCCAACAACTAAGAGATCAGGACTCCAGTAGCA GTGACAGTGAGGGTGATGAAGAGGAGACCACACAAGATGAAGTCTCTTCCCACACATCAGAGGAAGATGGAGGGGTGGTCAAAGTGGAGAAAGAGTTAGAAAATACAGAACAGCCTGTTGGTGGGAACGAAGTGGTAGAGCACGAG GTCACAGGGAATTTGAATTCTGACCCTTTGCTTGAACTCTGCCAGTGTCCCCTCTGCCAGCTAGACTGCGGGAGCCGGGAGCAGTTGATCGCTCATGTGTACCAG CACACTGCAGCAGTGGTGAGCGCCAAGAGCTACATGTGTCCTGTCTGTGGCCGGGCCCTTAGCTCCCCGGGGTCATTGGGTCGCCACCTCTTAATCCACTCGGAGGACCAGCGATCTAACTGTGCTGTGTGTGGAGCCCGGTTCACCAGCCATGCCACTTTTAACAG TGAGAAACTTCCTGAAGTACTCAATATGGAATCCCTACCCGCAGTCCACAATGAGGGCCCCTCCAGTGCTGAGGGGAAGGACATTGCCTTTAGTCCTCCAGTGTACCCTGCTGGAATTCTGCTTGTGTGCAACAACTGTGCTGCCTACCGTAAACTGCTGGAAGCCCAGACTCCCAGTGTACGCAAGTGGGCCCTACGTCGACAGAATGAGCCTTTGGAAGTACGGCTGCAGCGGCTGGAACGAGAGCGCACGGCCAAGAAGAGCCGGCGGGACAATGAGACCCCCGAGGAGCGGGAGGTGAGGCGCATGAGGGACCGTGAAGCCAAGCGCTTGCAGCGCATGCAGGAGACAGACGAGCAGCGGGCACGCCGGCTGCAGCGGGATCGGGAGGCCATGAGGCTGAAGCGGGCCAATGAAACCCCGGAAAAGCGGCAGGCCCGGCTCATCCGAGAGCGAGAGGCCAAGCGGCTCAAGAGGAGGCTGGAGAAAATGGACATGATGTTGCGAGCTCAGTTTGGCCAGGACCCTTCTGCCATGGCAGCCTTAGCAGCTGAAATGAACTTCTTCCAGCTGCCTGTAAGTGGGGTAGAGTTGGACAGCCAGCTTCTGGGCAAGATGGCCTTTGAAGAGCAGAACAGCAGCTCTCTGCACTGA
- the ZNF821 gene encoding zinc finger protein 821 isoform X5, with protein MSRRKQTNPNKVHCDSEGDEEETTQDEVSSHTSEEDGGVVKVEKELENTEQPVGGNEVVEHEVTGNLNSDPLLELCQCPLCQLDCGSREQLIAHVYQHTAAVVSAKSYMCPVCGRALSSPGSLGRHLLIHSEDQRSNCAVCGARFTSHATFNSEKLPEVLNMESLPAVHNEGPSSAEGKDIAFSPPVYPAGILLVCNNCAAYRKLLEAQTPSVRKWALRRQNEPLEVRLQRLERERTAKKSRRDNETPEEREVRRMRDREAKRLQRMQETDEQRARRLQRDREAMRLKRANETPEKRQARLIREREAKRLKRRLEKMDMMLRAQFGQDPSAMAALAAEMNFFQLPVSGVELDSQLLGKMAFEEQNSSSLH; from the exons GTGACAGTGAGGGTGATGAAGAGGAGACCACACAAGATGAAGTCTCTTCCCACACATCAGAGGAAGATGGAGGGGTGGTCAAAGTGGAGAAAGAGTTAGAAAATACAGAACAGCCTGTTGGTGGGAACGAAGTGGTAGAGCACGAG GTCACAGGGAATTTGAATTCTGACCCTTTGCTTGAACTCTGCCAGTGTCCCCTCTGCCAGCTAGACTGCGGGAGCCGGGAGCAGTTGATCGCTCATGTGTACCAG CACACTGCAGCAGTGGTGAGCGCCAAGAGCTACATGTGTCCTGTCTGTGGCCGGGCCCTTAGCTCCCCGGGGTCATTGGGTCGCCACCTCTTAATCCACTCGGAGGACCAGCGATCTAACTGTGCTGTGTGTGGAGCCCGGTTCACCAGCCATGCCACTTTTAACAG TGAGAAACTTCCTGAAGTACTCAATATGGAATCCCTACCCGCAGTCCACAATGAGGGCCCCTCCAGTGCTGAGGGGAAGGACATTGCCTTTAGTCCTCCAGTGTACCCTGCTGGAATTCTGCTTGTGTGCAACAACTGTGCTGCCTACCGTAAACTGCTGGAAGCCCAGACTCCCAGTGTACGCAAGTGGGCCCTACGTCGACAGAATGAGCCTTTGGAAGTACGGCTGCAGCGGCTGGAACGAGAGCGCACGGCCAAGAAGAGCCGGCGGGACAATGAGACCCCCGAGGAGCGGGAGGTGAGGCGCATGAGGGACCGTGAAGCCAAGCGCTTGCAGCGCATGCAGGAGACAGACGAGCAGCGGGCACGCCGGCTGCAGCGGGATCGGGAGGCCATGAGGCTGAAGCGGGCCAATGAAACCCCGGAAAAGCGGCAGGCCCGGCTCATCCGAGAGCGAGAGGCCAAGCGGCTCAAGAGGAGGCTGGAGAAAATGGACATGATGTTGCGAGCTCAGTTTGGCCAGGACCCTTCTGCCATGGCAGCCTTAGCAGCTGAAATGAACTTCTTCCAGCTGCCTGTAAGTGGGGTAGAGTTGGACAGCCAGCTTCTGGGCAAGATGGCCTTTGAAGAGCAGAACAGCAGCTCTCTGCACTGA
- the ZNF821 gene encoding zinc finger protein 821 isoform X9 → MCTSEKLPEVLNMESLPAVHNEGPSSAEGKDIAFSPPVYPAGILLVCNNCAAYRKLLEAQTPSVRKWALRRQNEPLEVRLQRLERERTAKKSRRDNETPEEREVRRMRDREAKRLQRMQETDEQRARRLQRDREAMRLKRANETPEKRQARLIREREAKRLKRRLEKMDMMLRAQFGQDPSAMAALAAEMNFFQLPVSGVELDSQLLGKMAFEEQNSSSLH, encoded by the exons ATGTGTACCAG TGAGAAACTTCCTGAAGTACTCAATATGGAATCCCTACCCGCAGTCCACAATGAGGGCCCCTCCAGTGCTGAGGGGAAGGACATTGCCTTTAGTCCTCCAGTGTACCCTGCTGGAATTCTGCTTGTGTGCAACAACTGTGCTGCCTACCGTAAACTGCTGGAAGCCCAGACTCCCAGTGTACGCAAGTGGGCCCTACGTCGACAGAATGAGCCTTTGGAAGTACGGCTGCAGCGGCTGGAACGAGAGCGCACGGCCAAGAAGAGCCGGCGGGACAATGAGACCCCCGAGGAGCGGGAGGTGAGGCGCATGAGGGACCGTGAAGCCAAGCGCTTGCAGCGCATGCAGGAGACAGACGAGCAGCGGGCACGCCGGCTGCAGCGGGATCGGGAGGCCATGAGGCTGAAGCGGGCCAATGAAACCCCGGAAAAGCGGCAGGCCCGGCTCATCCGAGAGCGAGAGGCCAAGCGGCTCAAGAGGAGGCTGGAGAAAATGGACATGATGTTGCGAGCTCAGTTTGGCCAGGACCCTTCTGCCATGGCAGCCTTAGCAGCTGAAATGAACTTCTTCCAGCTGCCTGTAAGTGGGGTAGAGTTGGACAGCCAGCTTCTGGGCAAGATGGCCTTTGAAGAGCAGAACAGCAGCTCTCTGCACTGA
- the ZNF821 gene encoding zinc finger protein 821 isoform X4 has product MCPVCGRALSSPGSLGRHLLIHSEDQRSNCAVCGARFTSHATFNSEKLPEVLNMESLPAVHNEGPSSAEGKDIAFSPPVYPAGILLVCNNCAAYRKLLEAQTPSVRKWALRRQNEPLEVRLQRLERERTAKKSRRDNETPEEREVRRMRDREAKRLQRMQETDEQRARRLQRDREAMRLKRANETPEKRQARLIREREAKRLKRRLEKMDMMLRAQFGQDPSAMAALAAEMNFFQLPVSGVELDSQLLGKMAFEEQNSSSLH; this is encoded by the exons ATGTGTCCTGTCTGTGGCCGGGCCCTTAGCTCCCCGGGGTCATTGGGTCGCCACCTCTTAATCCACTCGGAGGACCAGCGATCTAACTGTGCTGTGTGTGGAGCCCGGTTCACCAGCCATGCCACTTTTAACAG TGAGAAACTTCCTGAAGTACTCAATATGGAATCCCTACCCGCAGTCCACAATGAGGGCCCCTCCAGTGCTGAGGGGAAGGACATTGCCTTTAGTCCTCCAGTGTACCCTGCTGGAATTCTGCTTGTGTGCAACAACTGTGCTGCCTACCGTAAACTGCTGGAAGCCCAGACTCCCAGTGTACGCAAGTGGGCCCTACGTCGACAGAATGAGCCTTTGGAAGTACGGCTGCAGCGGCTGGAACGAGAGCGCACGGCCAAGAAGAGCCGGCGGGACAATGAGACCCCCGAGGAGCGGGAGGTGAGGCGCATGAGGGACCGTGAAGCCAAGCGCTTGCAGCGCATGCAGGAGACAGACGAGCAGCGGGCACGCCGGCTGCAGCGGGATCGGGAGGCCATGAGGCTGAAGCGGGCCAATGAAACCCCGGAAAAGCGGCAGGCCCGGCTCATCCGAGAGCGAGAGGCCAAGCGGCTCAAGAGGAGGCTGGAGAAAATGGACATGATGTTGCGAGCTCAGTTTGGCCAGGACCCTTCTGCCATGGCAGCCTTAGCAGCTGAAATGAACTTCTTCCAGCTGCCTGTAAGTGGGGTAGAGTTGGACAGCCAGCTTCTGGGCAAGATGGCCTTTGAAGAGCAGAACAGCAGCTCTCTGCACTGA
- the ATXN1L gene encoding ataxin-1-like: MKPVHERSQECLPPKKRDLPVTSEDMGRTTSCSTNHTPSSDASEWSRGVVVAGQSQAGARVSLGGDGAEAITGLTVDQYGMLYKVAVPPATFSPTGLPSVVNMSPLPPTFNVASSLIQHPGIHYPPIHYAQLPSTSLQFIGSPYSLPYAVPPNFLPSPLLSPSANLATSHLPHFVPYASLLAEGATPPPQAPSPAHSFNKAPSATSPPGQLPHHSSTQPLDLAPGRMPIYYQMSRLPAGYTLHETPPAGASPVLTPQESQSALEAAAANGGQRPRERNLVRRESEALDSPNSKGEGQGLVPVVECVVDGQLFSGSQTPRVEVAAPAHRGTPDTDLEVQRVVGALASQDYRVVAAQRKEEPSPLNLSHHTPDHQGEGRGSARNPAELAEKSQARGFYPQSHQEPVKHRPLPKAMVVANGNLVPTGTESGLLPVGSEILVASSLDVQARATFPDKEPTPPPITSSHLPSHFMKGAIIQLATGELKRVEDLQTQDFVRSAEVSGGLKIDSSTVVDIQESQWPGFVMLHFVVGEQQSKVSIEVPPEHPFFVYGQGWSSCSPGRTTQLFSLPCHRLQVGDVCISISLQSLNSNSVSQASCAPPGQLGPPRERPERTVLGPRELCDSEGKSQPAGEGSRVVEPSQPESGAQACWPAPSFQRYSMQGEEARAALLRPSFIPQEVKLSIEGRSNAGK; this comes from the coding sequence ATGAAACCTGTTCATGAAAGGAGTCAGGAATGCCTTCCACCAAAGAAACGAGACCTCCCCGTGACCAGCGAGGATATGGGGAGAACTACCAGCTGCTCCACTAACCACACACCCTCCAGTGATGCTTCTGAATGGTCCCGAGGGGTTGTGGTGGCTGGGCAGAGCCAGGCAGGAGCCAGAGTCAGCCTGGGGGGTGATGGAGCTGAGGCCATCACCGGTCTGACAGTGGACCAGTATGGCATGCTGTATAAGGTGGCTGTGCCGCCTGCCACCTTTTCACCAACTGGCCTCCCATCTGTGGTGAATATGAGTCCCTTGCCCCCAACGTTTAATGTAGCGTCTTCACTAATTCAACATCCAGGCATCCACTATCCTCCAATCCACTATGCTCAGCTCCCATCCACCTCGCTGCAGTTCATTGGGTCTCCTTATAGCCTTCCCTATGCTGTGCCACCTAATTTCCTGCCGAGTCCCCTCCTATCTCCTTCTGCCAACCTTGCCACCTCTCACCTTCCACACTTTGTGCCATATGCCTCACTTCTGGCTGAAGGAGCCACTCCTCCCCCACAAGCTCCCTCCCCTGCCCACTCATTTAACAAAGCTCCCTCTGCCACCTCCCCACCTGGGCAATTGCCACATCATTCGAGTACTCAGCCGCTGGACCTTGCTCCAGGTCGGATGCCCATTTATTATCAGATGTCCAGGCTACCTGCTGGGTATACTTTGCATGAAACCCCTCCAGCAGGTGCCAGCCCAGTTCTTACCCCTCAGGAGAGCCAGTCTGCTCTGGAAGCAGCTGCTGCAAATGGAGGACAGAGACCACGAGAGCGAAATTTAGTAAGACGGGAAAGTGAAGCCCTTGACTCCCCCAACAGCAAGGGTGAAGGCCAGGGACTGGTGCCAGTGGTAGAATGTGTGGTGGATGGACAGTTGTTTTCAGGTTCTCAGACTCCACGGGTGGAGGTAGCGGCACCAGCACACCGGGGGACCCCGGACACTGACCTTGAGGTCCAGCGGGTGGTTGGCGCTTTAGCTTCTCAGGACTATCGTGTGGTGGCAGCTCAGAGGAAGGAGGAACCCAGCCCCCTCAACCTATCCCATCATACCCCCGACCATCAGGGTGAGGGGCGAGGGTCAGCCAGGAACCCTGCAGAGCTGGCAGAGAAAAGTCAGGCCCGTGGGTTCTACCCTCAGTCCCATCAGGAACCAGTAAAACATAGACCTTTACCCAAAGCAATGGTTGTAGCCAATGGCAACCTGGTGCCCACTGGAACTGAATCAGGCCTGCTGCCTGTCGGCTCGGAGATCCTGGTAGCATCAAGTCTGGACGTGCAGGCCAGAGCCACCTTCCCAGACAAGGAGCCAACGCCGCCCCCCATTACCTCCTCCCACTTGCCTTCCCATTTCATGAAAGGCGCCATCATCCAGCTGGCTACGGGAGAGCTGAAGCGGGTGGAGGACCTCCAGACCCAGGATTTTGTGCGCAGTGCCGAAGTGAGCGGGGGGCTGAAGATTGACTCCAGCACAGTCGTGGACATTCAGGAGAGCCAGTGGCCTGGATTTGTCATGCTGCATTTTGTGGTTGGTGAGCAGCAGAGCAAAGTGAGCATCGAAGTGCCCCCCGAGCACCCCTTCTTTGTATATGGCCAGGGTTGGTCCTCTTGCAGCCCTGGGCGGACGACACAACTCTTCTCTCTGCCCTGCCATCGGCTACAGGTGGGAGATGTCTGCATCTCTATCAGTTTACAGAGCTTGAACAGTAACTCAGTTTCTCAGGCCAGCTGTGCTCCCCCAGGCCAGCTGGGTCCCCCCCGAGAAAGGCCTGAGAGGACGGTCTTGGGACCCAGAGAGCTATGTGACAGTGAGGGGAAGAGCCAGccggcaggagagggctcccgtGTGGTAGAGCCTTCCCAGCCTGAGTCCGGTGCTCAGGCCTGCTGGCCAGCCCCAAGCTTCCAAAGATACAGCATGCAAGGGGAGGAGGCACGGGCTGCGCTGCTCCGTCCCTCTTTCATTCCACAGGAGGTAAAGCTGTCCATTGAAGGGCGTTCCAATGCGGGAAAATGA